The Elusimicrobiota bacterium DNA window GAGGGATTTCTCAAAGGCCAATAGATCCTCTTCCCAAACGCGGTGATGCCCCCCTCCTGTCTTAAAGGCGGGAAGCCGGTGGGATTTAATCCATCGGTATACGGTGGTCGGTGTCACATGACATCGCCGCGCTATTTCGTACGGCCCAAAACGTTTCCTCTCCATAAGTTCTTGTTCCACTCATAAATATAATGCGATTTCGGTTTCTTTCCATGTCTAATCCAACAAACCTCCGCAGAGTTCCACACGTAACATTCAAAAAAATCGGGCGGCGGATCCATCTTAAGCTCTGACAGAACTCAAGAGACCGCCGCCCTCCTGGCTCACTTTCGTAAGCCAAAAACGACGAATGCTCTCCGTACTGTCAGAGGCCGCACACCCGATTGCTCGAGTTGAAGCTTCCCCATCTCCAAGAGATGGGCTACGGGACGCTGGGATGGTCGCAATGACGATTATTCTTTGGGAGCCCTCCACGCTGCGTTTGATCACAAACCGGAATCCCATTCTAGCAACCCATTCACTCGAGCAGAATCACATGCTTCCACGAATCTTGAAAAAGAAAGGGACGGATATCTCTCATGCCCTCTCCTTCACGAGACGATACCCGTCCCACAAGCCACCGCCCGCCCATGAAATCAGAATGATACTCATAGGCTGTAGACGGATAAGTATACCTCAAGAAAAATTGACCTTGTGCGAACGAAACGACCGGAATGCATCGCTTTTGGGAGATCCATCCGCCGCCTTCGGCAACATCGCGGCTACTCTCAAGAGGAATTTGCCGCGATTGCCGAGGTTCACCGAACATTTATGGGTGGTATCGAGCGCGGTGAACGCAATCCGACGTTGACCACGATTTACCGCATCGCCAAAGCCCTTAAGGTATCCCCCGGACAGCTTTTCAGATCCCGATAGCCATTTATTTTCAGCGCTAATTTAAGCGCTGTTTTAGAACTTCCAATGTGAAAGGCTTGGCCAACATCCGGCCGAGTCCGGCTTCCTTCACTTTGCCCTCGTTGGTGGGATCACCGGACATCACGATCACTGTTAATTGGGGGTCTATGTCGCGAAAAAGCTTCGCCAAAACGATCCCATCGTCTTCACCCAAGTTCACATCGATCAACGCCGTATTAAACCGCCCCGTACGAAACAGCTCCATGGCTTCTCGGTGGCTCGAAGCGTCCAAAGACGTCCACCCCAATTCGGCCAATTGCCTCCGGGCCAGCCTGCGAATCACCAATTCATCATCAACAATAAACGCGTGCATAAATACTTTTAAGTATCACCGCGCCAATTTTAAAGACATTCCTCCGATTAATCCAGCCCATTAATCGTCGGTATTTATCCGATTTTGGGATATCCGAAGATCGGATAGTACGATGATATTCCTATATGATCAAGTCCGTTTTCTCAGGTGAATACCGTACATTTCTCGCAAAGCTCAAGCGCGCACGGCTGAACGCCGGCCTCACGCAAGTCGACGTCGCCAAAAAACTTCGAACGCCGCAATCCTTTGTCAGCAAATTCGAAAGCGGGGAACGCCGGTTGGATGTGATTGAGTTAAATCGCTTAGCCGCCCTATACAAGAAGCCGCTCTCTTATTTCACCGAGAAATAGTTTCTTACGACTGCGAGGGGTTTTTCTGAAGCAGGGCGCGGATTCCCCCGACCAAGTTCAGCGGATATTTGTCTACATCCCTGGCGCTTGAGGCGGCGCCGCCGGATCCTAAGCCCACAGCGAGCGCGGTGACTGGATCACTCCCCTGTGAATAGGCGTAAACGCCACTCGAAACCACGCCTAGAGCAACCGGGATGAGCGCATTCCATCCGGTTTTTCGTTCTCCCCATTGATCCGTTTTCAGCATTTTCTTTAAGGCCGCCGTTGCAAACGGGATGAGTGTTGTTATCAACGCGACCACACTTGTTGGTTCCATGTTCTCCTCCTAGAGATCTGCCCGAAACACGTCCATGTTCCAGCACTTGCCCGGACAGGATTTTTGGCGAGGCACGCCAAGACGGTCAAACACTTCTCTGTGGCCAATAACGTTTTCTCTCGTGATCTGGAATGCGGTCATGATGGCGCGGGTGAGTTGAAGGTTGAAATCCCACAGATCGGGTGATGGCGACTGAATGTCGTAGTTCCCAATGCAACAAAGACCAAGATAATCGGTGTTGTAAAGATTGGAGACCTTCTCAACCCCGGCGTGGGCGCCGGTCATGCTTAATGGACGGCCCCAAGAGAAAACAGGCGTGTCACCCACAATTTCTGTCCCGCCGTGATAGCCGACGGCTTGCCAAGGTTTTTGGAAATATTTGCCGGCGCATGTTCGCATCCGTCGCTCAAATTCTTCAGGCGTCACGATGTTGAAATCAATCCGGTAAGAGGTGTGATACTTGACGACGGATTCCCAATCTCGCGTTTTTCCGTCGGGTGATGCGCTGTGATGCCAAACGATTCCTTTCCACCGCCGCGCTCCTTCCGTCGGAATTTCCAGTTTCATAACTGGCTTTGATATTTCATCCATACAGTGCTCCTCGTTGATGTGATGTTCACCCGCCCGGCAAGAGCCGCGACTTGATGATTTGGTAAGCGAGGGCCAACATTCCACCGAGCACGCCGGTGAACGACACCCAGAAGATACCGGCAGTAATCCGACCCAGGTTTTTTTCAAGTTGTTGTAAGGTTGATTTTTCTCCGGCAAGCTCGTGTTCAAGGTTGTTCATCTTGACCGCCACTTCGGTTAACTTGGCCGCATTCTCCTGACCTGTTTTTGCCACGCCGAAATCAAGACGGTTAAACAAGTGCGATATCTGCTCCTTGTTTGTGTGAGTTTCCCGATAGAGTTCAGTGATCTGGTCCTTGACCTTATCGATCTTGAGGTCGACTGAAAGATAAAGCGAGTGATCGTGCGGTTCCCTGTCCCGTCCTGTATCCATATCCGTCATCCTCGTGATCCTATTGCTCGATGGTGTTCACAACAAAGAAGCATGTATCTCCCCCACCTGCGCCCGTCTGTTCAACAATAAGCGGCTCGTTGATTGAGCCAGCCATATTCATTGAAATAAAATTACCCGAGTGCTCAATTTTGTTCACGCGAGTAACGAGCAATCCGCCTTGGAAGCGGAGCGTTCCCACCACGCCACTTTTAGAAAGGATCAAACTTGAGCCTTTCACAACGAGCCTCTTGCCGATTGAGGGGGTTAGCAACGTCTGACTTGCGTTTCCAGCAAGCTCCCTGGTGGTGGTGACAATTTGATCCATGACGTTCACTGGGATTGGCGTGGATTGATTCACAATCGTCGCGCTGATCGGGCCGGTTTGGCTATGAATAGAGACCGGAAGCGAAGTAGAAGCCGTCACCGGAATAGCTGACGTTTGATCGCCGATTCGAACCGTAATCGTGCTGGTTTGTGATCCAATTGACACGGGCAGTGGCGTCGAAACTGAAACATTGAGAGGGGTGGTTGACGTCACAGGGAACGCGCCGACTGCGCTGACGGGCAAAGGCAACGGCGCAGTAATTTTGAATGTATCGGTTGACGTAATTGGAATCGCGGCCGGAGCGGTTATCGGCAAGGGATTGCTCGTTGGAATAGTCAGGTTACCGGAAACAGGAAGCGGACTTGTATCCGAAACCCGTTTCGGTTGTCCGGCCTGCTCATAAAGAAGCGTGGGATTTCGTTGACCATCTCTCAGCGCATCTTCAGCCAGCGAGAAAGCGTTGAAAGCGACCGTCATAATGAGTCCGGCTGCAACAGTGGCAATATTTCGATTGATGTTTAATTTCATGATGTCCTCCCTAGATCTCCGTCATTTCCGCTTCAATGGTGTGTCCAGCGGTTTTAAAAAGTTCGGTGTAAGAGAACGGAATCTCCTCGATTTTCCAGGCCACATCGAAGATGTCCCGCGTCCGAAATTTGGGTTCCGGCCAGAAGGTGACGAGCGCGTTCGCCTTGAAAACCGCCTCCAACACATCCTTGAGTTCTTTTGGGATGAGTGTCACTGTCCATCGCGAGGCGTACTTATCGCGGCCGCGGTAGGCGATGACCTTGCCTCCAAGTGTGCGAAG harbors:
- the rcsC_1 gene encoding Sensor histidine kinase RcsC; protein product: MHAFIVDDELVIRRLARRQLAELGWTSLDASSHREAMELFRTGRFNTALIDVNLGEDDGIVLAKLFRDIDPQLTVIVMSGDPTNEGKVKEAGLGRMLAKPFTLEVLKQRLN